The following are encoded in a window of Bradyrhizobium guangdongense genomic DNA:
- a CDS encoding sulfotransferase family protein, with amino-acid sequence MQNGVHFISGLPRSGSTLLAAILRQNPRLHAGMSSPVGSLFMALQGAMSRRNEAAVFIDETQKRELLKGIFDNYYHAVHPSKMVLDTNRAWCSKLPTLVKLFPEAKVICCVRHVPWIMDSIERLIRQNAFELSGIFNFESLNTVYTRVNRLATSDGLVGFAIDALREAFWGENAGRLILVGYEALCKEPSRTLDQIYDFLGERRFAHDFENVEYEADDFDLGIGTPNLHKVRRKVSWIERETVLPPELFNRFANDAFWMVPELNTHNVPIIVPRG; translated from the coding sequence ATGCAGAATGGCGTGCACTTCATCTCGGGACTGCCTCGCTCTGGCTCAACGTTGCTTGCGGCGATTCTCCGCCAAAATCCTCGTCTACATGCCGGAATGAGCAGTCCTGTAGGTTCACTTTTCATGGCGCTGCAGGGCGCCATGAGCCGAAGAAACGAAGCGGCTGTCTTTATTGACGAAACGCAAAAGCGAGAGCTACTCAAGGGGATTTTCGACAACTACTATCACGCAGTCCATCCCAGTAAGATGGTGCTCGATACCAACCGCGCTTGGTGCTCGAAGCTGCCTACCCTTGTAAAGTTGTTTCCCGAGGCGAAGGTCATATGTTGCGTTCGGCATGTCCCTTGGATCATGGATAGCATCGAACGTCTCATCAGGCAGAACGCGTTCGAACTATCCGGAATATTCAACTTTGAATCGTTAAACACCGTCTACACGCGAGTAAACCGTCTCGCTACGAGCGACGGCCTGGTCGGGTTTGCAATCGATGCGCTTCGTGAGGCCTTTTGGGGCGAGAATGCTGGTCGTCTCATTCTGGTTGGCTACGAGGCCTTATGCAAAGAGCCGAGCAGAACGCTAGATCAGATTTACGATTTTCTAGGCGAGAGGCGCTTTGCGCATGATTTCGAGAACGTCGAATATGAAGCGGACGATTTCGATCTGGGGATTGGAACGCCCAACTTGCACAAAGTGCGCCGCAAAGTGAGTTGGATAGAGCGAGAGACAGTTCTCCCGCCGGAACTGTTCAACCGATTTGCCAACGACGCCTTCTGGATGGTTCCAGAACTAAATACCCACAATGTGCCTATTATCGTGCCCAGAGGATAG
- the istA gene encoding IS21 family transposase, whose amino-acid sequence MPGRHITDHQMRLYMKYRQTDSPPVAAAKASFSASTAYRIERDPRFPSQRKAPRGRRRPDPLSNVFETEIVPILKAAPGLRPVAVFEEMLRRHPDLGSGIRRTLERRIRAWRAVHGEEQEVIFRQTHEPGQLGLSDFTDMDELGVTIAGAPLDHRLYHFRLAYCGFEHAHVVLGGESFVALAEGLQNALWSLGGAPREHRTDSLSAAFCNLDRDARDDLTQRYEALCDHYGMRPSRNNRGVAHENGSIEGPHGHLKRAIADALLLRGTVDFDDLATYRGFIDEIVSRRNARNAKRIDSERVVLQELPDRRTSDYEEVIVRVTSSGGFTLRKVFYTVPSRLIGHRLRVRLYDDRLDVFVGGTHLVTLPRGRPHPNGKYDQVVDYRHVIHSLRRKPMALLNLVYRDRLFPRDAYRKTFDRLRERLPDKKACRIMVDLLALAHDRGCEAELADQLTADLDAGRLPDLNRLRAHFAPDPANLPNVVVQLVPLATYECLIGTAETGGAA is encoded by the coding sequence TTGCCCGGCCGACACATCACAGATCACCAGATGAGGCTCTACATGAAGTACCGTCAGACCGATAGCCCGCCAGTGGCGGCGGCCAAGGCGTCATTCAGTGCGTCGACCGCCTATCGGATCGAGAGAGACCCCCGATTTCCATCGCAAAGGAAGGCTCCCCGCGGCCGGCGACGACCGGACCCGTTGAGCAACGTGTTCGAGACCGAGATCGTCCCGATCCTGAAGGCGGCACCTGGCTTACGCCCGGTGGCGGTGTTCGAGGAGATGCTACGGCGTCATCCGGATCTCGGCAGCGGTATCCGTCGTACCCTGGAACGTCGGATCCGTGCATGGCGGGCGGTCCACGGCGAGGAGCAGGAGGTGATCTTCCGCCAAACCCACGAGCCTGGCCAACTCGGCCTCTCCGACTTCACAGACATGGACGAACTGGGTGTTACGATCGCGGGTGCTCCGTTGGATCATCGTCTCTATCACTTCCGTTTGGCCTATTGCGGGTTCGAGCACGCCCACGTCGTGCTTGGCGGCGAGAGCTTCGTTGCCCTGGCGGAAGGCCTGCAGAATGCCCTCTGGTCGCTCGGTGGGGCGCCGCGGGAGCATCGGACCGACAGTCTGTCGGCCGCATTCTGCAATCTCGATCGCGATGCACGGGACGATCTGACGCAGCGATACGAGGCCCTTTGTGACCACTACGGCATGCGGCCTTCCCGGAACAATCGAGGCGTTGCTCACGAGAATGGTTCGATCGAAGGGCCCCACGGTCATCTCAAGCGAGCAATCGCGGATGCCTTGCTGCTGCGCGGAACTGTCGACTTCGACGATCTTGCCACCTATCGCGGCTTCATCGACGAGATCGTCAGCCGCCGCAATGCCCGCAACGCCAAGCGGATCGATAGCGAGCGCGTGGTGTTGCAGGAGCTGCCCGATCGGCGCACCTCCGACTACGAAGAGGTGATCGTCCGCGTGACATCGTCCGGCGGCTTCACCCTGCGCAAGGTGTTCTACACAGTGCCATCGCGCCTGATCGGTCACCGGCTGCGGGTGCGCCTTTACGACGATCGTCTCGACGTGTTCGTCGGCGGCACCCATCTCGTCACCCTGCCGCGTGGGCGGCCGCATCCCAATGGCAAGTACGACCAGGTCGTCGATTATCGGCACGTGATCCATTCCCTGCGGCGCAAGCCGATGGCGCTTCTCAATCTGGTCTATCGAGATCGGCTGTTCCCGCGCGATGCCTATCGGAAGACCTTCGATCGCCTGCGCGAACGCTTGCCGGACAAAAAAGCCTGCCGGATCATGGTCGACCTCCTCGCGCTCGCTCATGACCGCGGCTGCGAGGCCGAACTCGCCGATCAGCTCACCGCCGACCTCGACGCCGGCCGACTGCCCGACCTCAACCGGCTACGTGCTCACTTCGCCCCCGATCCCGCCAACCTGCCGAACGTCGTGGTGCAGCTCGTGCCGCTTGCGACCTACGAATGCCTCATCGGTACCGCCGAGACCGGAGGTGCCGCATGA
- the istB gene encoding IS21-like element helper ATPase IstB — MSVTNTVDAARLNLLLNELRLPAIKVLWAQFAEQSDKEGWPAGRFLATIAEHEIAERGRRRIERHLVEARLPAGKTFDSFDFEAVPMISKAQVMALAAGDSWLGKGANLLLFGPPGGGKSHLAAAIGLALIENGWRVLFTRTTDLVQKLQLARRELNLEAAINRLDRFDLLILDDLAYVTKDQAETSVLFELISARYERRSMLITANQPFGEWNRVFPDPAMTLAAIDRLVHHATIVEMNVESYRRRTALERKRGPGRPPSHATPKTVAD, encoded by the coding sequence ATGAGCGTAACGAACACGGTTGATGCCGCGCGCCTCAATCTGTTGCTCAATGAACTCCGGCTGCCTGCCATCAAGGTGCTGTGGGCTCAATTTGCCGAACAGTCCGACAAGGAAGGCTGGCCGGCCGGCCGCTTCCTCGCGACCATCGCCGAGCACGAGATCGCCGAACGCGGCCGCCGTCGGATCGAACGACACCTTGTCGAAGCACGTTTGCCCGCCGGAAAGACCTTCGACAGCTTCGACTTCGAAGCCGTGCCGATGATCTCAAAGGCGCAGGTGATGGCGCTCGCCGCCGGTGACAGCTGGCTGGGCAAGGGCGCCAATTTGCTGTTGTTCGGCCCGCCCGGCGGCGGAAAGAGCCACTTGGCGGCAGCGATCGGCCTGGCCCTCATCGAGAACGGATGGCGCGTCCTCTTCACCCGGACCACCGATCTCGTGCAGAAGCTCCAGCTGGCGCGACGCGAGCTCAACCTCGAGGCGGCCATCAATCGTCTCGATCGCTTCGATCTCCTGATCCTAGATGATCTCGCTTACGTCACCAAGGATCAGGCCGAGACCAGCGTGCTGTTCGAACTCATCAGCGCTCGCTACGAGCGCCGCTCGATGCTGATCACCGCCAATCAGCCATTCGGCGAATGGAACAGGGTCTTCCCGGATCCCGCCATGACCCTCGCCGCTATCGATCGCCTCGTTCACCACGCCACCATCGTCGAGATGAACGTCGAGAGCTATCGCAGACGGACCGCCCTCGAACGAAAACGCGGTCCAGGACGGCCACCATCGCACGCGACACCCAAAACCGTCGCTGATTGA
- the rfbB gene encoding dTDP-glucose 4,6-dehydratase, protein MRFEGTTMFVTGGAGFIGSAVVRHLLRETGARVVNIDKLTYAANLASLPGAIENDRYSFERQCICEAEALRSLFEKYQPDAVMNLAAESHVDRSIDGPGEFIKTNVVGTFTLLQEALRHWRSLPPDRRARFRFLHVSTDEVFGSLGRDGLFTEQSAYAPNSPYSASKASSDHLVRAWRETYELPTLITNCSNNYGPYHFPEKLVPNMIIRGLAGERLPVYGDGQNVRDWLFVEDHAAALSIVLERGSVGGTYNVGGRNERTNLQVVHAICDLLDDLIPSSDGSRRQLISFVKDRPGHDLRYAIDASKIERELGWEAKESFETGLAKTVKWYCQNRDWWQAILARGYEKSRVGLGPGYPA, encoded by the coding sequence TTGCGATTTGAGGGCACGACGATGTTCGTTACAGGCGGAGCCGGCTTCATCGGTTCGGCAGTCGTCCGCCATCTATTGCGCGAAACAGGAGCGAGGGTCGTCAATATCGACAAGCTGACTTATGCTGCCAATTTGGCTTCCCTGCCAGGAGCAATCGAAAACGACCGCTATTCGTTCGAGCGTCAGTGTATCTGTGAAGCGGAAGCGCTTCGCAGCCTGTTCGAAAAGTACCAACCTGACGCGGTGATGAACCTCGCCGCGGAAAGCCATGTTGATCGCTCGATTGACGGTCCGGGAGAATTCATCAAAACGAACGTCGTCGGAACCTTCACTTTGCTCCAGGAAGCCTTACGGCATTGGCGGTCGCTGCCCCCTGACCGCCGCGCTCGATTTCGCTTTTTGCACGTGTCGACCGACGAGGTGTTTGGCTCGCTAGGCCGTGACGGGCTGTTCACAGAGCAGAGCGCCTATGCGCCGAACTCGCCCTATTCTGCAAGCAAAGCATCTTCCGACCATTTGGTCCGCGCTTGGCGCGAGACTTACGAACTGCCCACCCTGATCACAAATTGCTCGAACAATTACGGCCCCTATCATTTTCCCGAAAAGCTCGTTCCCAATATGATTATCAGGGGGCTGGCAGGCGAACGCTTACCCGTCTACGGCGATGGTCAGAACGTGCGCGATTGGTTATTCGTCGAAGACCACGCAGCCGCACTGTCGATTGTGCTTGAACGAGGCTCGGTGGGAGGCACCTACAATGTTGGTGGTCGTAACGAACGAACCAATCTTCAAGTCGTGCACGCCATTTGTGATCTCTTGGACGATTTGATCCCCAGCAGCGACGGCTCTCGACGACAGTTGATTTCCTTTGTTAAGGACCGGCCTGGCCACGACCTTCGCTACGCGATCGATGCTTCTAAGATCGAACGCGAGCTCGGCTGGGAAGCCAAGGAAAGCTTTGAGACGGGACTCGCCAAGACCGTTAAATGGTATTGCCAGAACAGAGATTGGTGGCAGGCAATTCTGGCTCGAGGTTACGAGAAGTCTCGAGTCGGCCTAGGTCCGGGATACCCGGCGTAG